From Apium graveolens cultivar Ventura chromosome 9, ASM990537v1, whole genome shotgun sequence, the proteins below share one genomic window:
- the LOC141683414 gene encoding chloride channel protein CLC-c-like, whose product MEEEDRDASNQSSPAPQLDIENEGSLFDYRKDFHNANEDGGGCVDQPLLLLHKNRTNTTSQIAIVGANVSAIESLDYEIVENDLFKQDWRSRKKVQIFQYVVLKWTLACLIGISTGFVAFCNNLGVENLAGFKLLLTNDLMLKERYYLAFVAYAGCNVSLAICAGVLCAYIAPAAAGSGIPEVKAYLNGVDAHSILAPSTLFVKIFGSIFGVAAGFVCGKEGPMVHTGACIANLLGQGGSRKYHLTWKWLRFFKNDRDRRDLITCGAAAGVAAAFRAPVGGVLFALEEAASWWRSALLWRTFFTTAVVAMVLRSLIEFCRSGKCGLFGEGGLIMFDMDSEVTTYTVPDLLAVIVLGVVGGIFGSLYNYLVDKVLRTYSIINERGPAYKLLLVITVSLLTSCCSYGLPWFTECTPCPPGLEAECPTIGRSGNYKNFQCQPGHYNDLASLFFNPNDDAIRNLFSSTNAKEFRLSSLFIFFAAMFLLGIITYGIAVPAGLFIPVILAGASYGRVAGTLIGNISNLNVGLFALLGAASFLGGTMRMTVSLCVILLELTNNLLMLPLVMLVLLVSKTVADSFNKGVYDQIVTMKGLPYLEAHAEPYMRNLVAGDVVSGPLIEFSGVERVGNIYHALKMTKHHGFPVIDEPPFASAPELCGLVLRSHLLVLLNGKRFTKQRELSGKESLSRFQASDFAKAGSGKGLKLKDLNLTQEEMEMFVDLHPITNTSPYTVVETMSLAKAALLFREVGLRHLCVVPKSPGRPPIVGILTRHDFMPEHILGLYPHINPHK is encoded by the exons aTGGAGGAGGAAGATAGAGATGCTAGTAATCAAAGTTCTCCTGCTCCTCAGCTTGATATAGAAAACGAAGGATCCTTATTTGATTATCGGAAAGATTTTCACAACGCTAACGAGGATGGCGGGGGGTGTGTTGATCaacctcttcttcttcttcataaaAACCGAACAAATACTACGTCCCAGATTGCTATTGTTGGTGCTAATGTTTCTGCCATCGAAAGCCTTGATTATGA GATTGTTGAAAATGATCTATTTAAGCAGGATTGGAGATCAAGAAAAAAAGTTCAGATTTTCCAGTATGTTGTACTTAAGTGGACACTTGCATGCCTTATCGGAATAAGTACAGGATTTGTTGCCTTCTGCAATAATTTAGGAGTGGAAAATCTTGCGGGTTTCAAACTTCTACTCACTAACGATCTTATGCTTAAAGAAAG GTATTATCTAGCATTTGTAGCATATGCTGGCTGCAATGTGTCTTTAGCAATTTGTGCTGGAGTCCTGTGTGCTTACATTGCCCCAGCAGCAGCAGGCTCTGGTATACCAGAGGTCAAAGCATATCTTAATGGTGTAGATGCTCATTCAATCTTGGCTCCGAGTACTCTTTTTGTCAAG ATTTTTGGTTCTATCTTTGGAGTTGCTGCTGGATTTGTTTGTGGTAAAGAAGGACCCATGGTACACACTGGAGCTTGCATTGCCAACTTACTTGGACAGGGAGGTTCACGTAAGTACCATTTGACTTGGAAATGGCTCAGGTTCTTCAAAAATGACAGAGACCGTAGAGACTTGATTACATGTGGAGCAGCTGCTGGCGTGGCAGCTGCCTTTCGTGCTCCAGTTGGTGGAGTTCTTTTTGCTCTTGAAGAGGCAGCCTCatg GTGGCGGAGCGCTCTTCTGTGGAGAACCTTTTTCACAACTGCTGTAGTGGCTATGGTACTGAGATCTCTTATAGAATTTTGTCGGAGTGGAAAATGCGGGCTATTTGGCGAAGGTGGACTTATCATGTTTGATATGGATTCTGAAGTGACTACCTACACTGTTCCAGATCTTCTGGCAGTTATAGTACTTGGAGTTGTTGGTGGTATTTTTGGAAGCCTTTACAACTATCTTGTTGACAAGGTCCTTCGAACTTATAGCATCATTAATGA GAGAGGTCCAGCTTATAAGCTTTTGCTCGTCATTACTGTTTCTCTTCTCACATCTTGTTGCTCATACGGTCTCCCATGGTTCACAGAATGCACTCCCTGTCCACCAGGTCTGGAAGCTGAATGCCCAACCATAGGCCGTTCAGGAAACTATAAAAACTTTCAATGTCAACCAGGCCATTACAATGACCTTGCCTCCCTTTTCTTTAACCCCAATGATGACGCTATTCGCAACTTATTTAGTTCTACCAATGCCAAAGAGTTTCGCCTTTCTTCTCTCTTCATATTCTTTGCTGCAATGTTCTTACTTGGTATAATTACTTATGGTATTGCGGTTCCTGCTGGGCTCTTTATACCTGTTATACTTGCTGGAGCATCCTACGGGCGGGTTGCTGGAACCCTCATTGGCAATATTTCCAACCTTAATGTGGGGCTCTTTGCTCTGCTAGGTGCTGCCTCCTTCCTTGGTGGCACAATGAGAATGACGGTATCACTTTGTGTCATACTTCTTGAGCTCACAAATAATCTCTTAATGCTTCCGCTTGTGATGCTTGTGCTCCTTGTTTCCAAAACTGTTGCTGATAGTTTCAATAAGGGTGTATATGACCAAATTGTGACAATGAAAGGTCTGCCTTATCTGGAAGCCCATGCTGAACCCTATATGAGAAACTTGGTAGCAGGGGATGTTGTTTCTGGACCTTTAATAGAGTTTAGTGGTGTGGAGAGAGTGGGTAATATATATCATGCTTTGAAGATGACAAAACATCATGGGTTTCCAGTGATTGACGAGCCTCCTTTTGCAAGTGCCCCAGAATTGTGCGGACTTGTTTTGAGGTCTCACTTGCTCGTTTTGCTCAATGGAAAGAGGTTTACTAAGCAAAGGGAGTTGTCTGGAAAAGAATCATTAAGTAGGTTTCAGGCCTCTGATTTTGCAAAGGCAGGATCAGGTAAGGGGCTTAAACTAAAAGATTTGAATCTTACCCAAGAAGAGATGGAAATGTTCGTAGATCTCCATCCTATCACCAATACATCTCCATACACAGTTGTGGAGACAATGTCATTGGCCAAAGCTGCACTCTTGTTTAGAGAGGTTGGCCTTAGGCACTTGTGTGTGGTGCCAAAGTCACCAGGG AGGCCTCCTATTGTCGGTATTCTGACGAGGCATGACTTCATGCCGGAACACATTTTGGGCCTCTACCCACATATCAATCCACACAAGTAA